A segment of the Panacibacter ginsenosidivorans genome:
AAGAGAAAAAATTTCAAGGCACCCAGACCAATTGTATTATATAATTCTTTCAATTCATCTGCAGTAAAATCTTTTACCTTTCCAAGCTCTTCTGTTTTTTGTTTTGAAATGCTGATCATTTCATCAACAAGATCGTCCGCATCAACAACTGTTCCTTCGCGGCTTTTCATTTTGCCGGTTGGCAATTCTACCATTCCATAACTTAAATGATAGATGCCATCTGCAGAAGGCAATCCAAGTTTCTGTGCAATCAGCTTCAACACTTTGAAATGATAATTTTGCTCATCTCCCACCACATAAATACTTTGATCGCATTTGTACTCTTCATATTTATTTACAACAAGACCAATATCCTGTGTTATATAAACAGCGGTTCCATCTTTCCTTCTTACGATCTTTTCATCCAAACCATCAGCAGTAAGATCTATCCAAACACTTCCATCTTCTTTTTGTTTAAATACTCCTTTTGACAAGCCATCTTCTACCAGATCTTTTCCTAACAGGTAGGTTTCACTTTCATAGTATACTTTATCAAAGTTGCTGCCGATACGTTTATATGTTTCGTCAAAGCCTTTATAAACCCAGCTATTCATGCGTTTCCAAAGCTCAATCACATCAGGTTTTCCAGCTTCCCACTCAACAAGCATTTGCTGTGCAGCTTTCATGATCGGCGCTTCTTTTTCTGCAACTTCTTTTGTTACACCAGTAGCTATTAATTCTTCTATTTCTTTTTTATAAACATCATTGAATTTTACATAGTAATCACCCACAAAATGATCGCCTTTTGTATTTGTACTTTCCGGTGTTGCACCATTACCAAACATCTCCCATGCGATCATGCTTTTGCATATATGAATGCCGCGATCATTTACAATACAGGTTTTTACAATATCATAACCATCTGCTTTTAAAACCTCAGCAGTACTCCAGCCTAAAAAATTATTTCTTAAATGACCAAGGTGTAATGGCTTATTGGTATTGGGTGATGAATATTCTACCATTACCTTTTTGCCATTTTTTGCCTTATGTCCGAAAGAATTATTATTGTAATTAGCTGCAAGAAAACTGAGCCAGTAATTATCTGCCACAACAAGATTCAGAAATCCTTTTATCACATTGAATGAAGAAAATAAATCTGCATGTTTTTCGATAAGATAGCTACCCATTTCATTGCCAGCCGCATCCGGTGCTTTACGCAACTGTTTTACCAATGAGAAAAGTACGATGGTGTAATCGCCTTCAAATTCTGGTTTGGTGGCATTTACCGTAATATCGGTTGCCTTAATTTCAACATCATACAATGCTTTTATAGCTGTTGCTGCTGATTCCTTTATCTGGTTAACTACGCTCATTCAATCTTTGTTTGGGTGGCAAAAATAGTGAAAGAGTTGCCAGTTTTATGTTCCTGGTTCACAGATAGCTTAGCAGTTATATTTTTCTGCAATGTTATTCAATTCTTTAACACGCATAAATCATCATAATATTTACCTTCGCCGCCGATTATGCGAAAACTGCATCACTGGTTAAAACATTTTATTCTTGAGGTGGTTGACTTTTTTTACCCGCCCTTCAAAAAGATAATGCCGCTGCAAACATTTCGTTATGCAGCATGTGGTGGTGGCAATATGGCTTTGAATATTCTTATTTATGCTATCACTTATAATTTTATACTGAAAAAACAAATTGTTTATACCCCTGTAACAGCTATCAGTCCGCATATTGCTGCATATATCATTTCATTCTTTATTACATTTCCTATCGGCTTTTATTTAAGCATGTTCGTGGTTTTTCCAGAATCATATTTACGTAAACGCATTCAGTTGTTCCGCTACTTTGTGGTAGTGCTCATCTGCATCTTTCTTAACTATATTTTCCTGAAACTCTTTGTTGACCAGTGGGGCTGGTATCCTACGCCTTCTTTAGCTGTTACTACTGTATTGGTAGTTGGATTTAGTTATTTATCTCAAAGGCATTTCTCTTTTAAAAAAGCAAAAGAGGAAGCAGAGTAGTATTTTTTTGAACCGGGCAGTTGAATTACGATTAAACTTTTCTTGCGTCGCACTCTTCAACGCTTTGTTATTAAATGAGCGAGTTGAAACGAAATTTTATAAAACAAAGCCTTTACAAATTTTGAATGTAGTATAAATATAATTTGTTTATAAAAGTTCGGAACGATAAAGTGATTGCGACGCAACAGCCGATGCCATAAAAACCCGTGCTGGTATCAACATAAAATTATTTTCCATCGTAAGCCCACTTAACCCAGCAGGCGCCCCATGTAAAACCACCGCCAAATGCAGCAAGAATAAGGTTATCGCCTTTCTTTAATTGCTTCTCCCAATCCCACAAACAAAGCGGTAATGTGCCTGCCGTTGTATTGCCGTACTTCTGTATGTTGATCATCACTTTATCTTTGGACAGGTTCATGCGGCTTGCTGTTGCATCTATAATGCGCAGGTTAGCCTGGTGCGGCACAAGCCATGCAATATCGTCTGCACCAAGATTATTGCGTTCCATTATTTCTGCACTTACTTCGGCCATGCCCACTACTGCAAATTTGAAAACAGTTTTACCTTCCTGGTAAACGTAATGTTCTTTGGCAGTAACGGTTTCAATGCTTGCAGGTTTAAGTGAGCCACCCGCTTTCATATGCAGGAAATCTTTACCGCTGCCATCACTTCTTAAGATCGAATCTTTTACGCCATAACCTTCAGAATTGGGTTCTAATAAAACTGCTCCGGCCCCATCGCCAAAAATAATACAGGTAGCACGGTCTGTA
Coding sequences within it:
- the argS gene encoding arginine--tRNA ligase, which codes for MSVVNQIKESAATAIKALYDVEIKATDITVNATKPEFEGDYTIVLFSLVKQLRKAPDAAGNEMGSYLIEKHADLFSSFNVIKGFLNLVVADNYWLSFLAANYNNNSFGHKAKNGKKVMVEYSSPNTNKPLHLGHLRNNFLGWSTAEVLKADGYDIVKTCIVNDRGIHICKSMIAWEMFGNGATPESTNTKGDHFVGDYYVKFNDVYKKEIEELIATGVTKEVAEKEAPIMKAAQQMLVEWEAGKPDVIELWKRMNSWVYKGFDETYKRIGSNFDKVYYESETYLLGKDLVEDGLSKGVFKQKEDGSVWIDLTADGLDEKIVRRKDGTAVYITQDIGLVVNKYEEYKCDQSIYVVGDEQNYHFKVLKLIAQKLGLPSADGIYHLSYGMVELPTGKMKSREGTVVDADDLVDEMISISKQKTEELGKVKDFTADELKELYNTIGLGALKFFLLRVDPKKRMVFNPEESIDFHGFTGPFVQYTHARIKSILRKLADSGSDLSVVSNTLATLEKAVINQLEIFTAVIEEAATEHDPSKMAIYVFNLAKTFNSFYAEHSIANAENAEKKALRLQIAQLTAHTIKTAMQLLGINVPERM
- a CDS encoding GtrA family protein, with product MRKLHHWLKHFILEVVDFFYPPFKKIMPLQTFRYAACGGGNMALNILIYAITYNFILKKQIVYTPVTAISPHIAAYIISFFITFPIGFYLSMFVVFPESYLRKRIQLFRYFVVVLICIFLNYIFLKLFVDQWGWYPTPSLAVTTVLVVGFSYLSQRHFSFKKAKEEAE
- a CDS encoding beta-ketoacyl-ACP synthase III, with translation MNKITAAITAVGGYVPEYRLTNAELEKMVETNDEWIRTRTGIEERRILKEEGKATSDLCIPAVEEILRKKNLDPKEIDCIICATVTPDMVFPATANIVAYKVGATNAFSYDLGAACSGFLYALSTGAAYIESGRYKKVIVIGADKMSAIIDYTDRATCIIFGDGAGAVLLEPNSEGYGVKDSILRSDGSGKDFLHMKAGGSLKPASIETVTAKEHYVYQEGKTVFKFAVVGMAEVSAEIMERNNLGADDIAWLVPHQANLRIIDATASRMNLSKDKVMINIQKYGNTTAGTLPLCLWDWEKQLKKGDNLILAAFGGGFTWGACWVKWAYDGK